The Penaeus vannamei isolate JL-2024 chromosome 2, ASM4276789v1, whole genome shotgun sequence region CCTGGGGCGGCGGCGCACATATAGACAACCAATGCCCTTGGGCCCATAAATCTTGTGACCACTGAAAAAGAAGTACATGTGAATGTTTCAATAATTTTATTGGTGCAAAATATTCcttgttttataatttttatattgatataagtGAAATCTCAAATGACAAAAACCATAATATATAAAAGCATCTAGATGAAAGTTATATGATAAAACAGAAGGCCAAATAAAATTTTTGTTAATATAGTGTctctgaagggggaggagatggggatgaAAGAAAAATGGCCTTAAGGATCTTTTAGAGGTTTTAAAAGGGAACAAATGGGggaagacaaataaaaaggaCATGAATTCGAACACTACACTTCTAAACATGTTTTACCTGATAGACATTAGGTCAATATTCTGTTCATTCACACTGATGGGTATCTTACCCACAGCCTGAGCAGCATCTGTGTGGAAAAATATCTTGCGAGAGCGGCACAATGCACCTATCTCTCTGAAAGATACATTTACTTTTATCAGAAATGAAGATTCaagcaaatatacaaataatctCATATAcaacataattttcttttctgtatCTCTGACAATAAAagtgtaagtatttttttttatcataattcaaTCAGTATACTTCCTCTACTATTTCATAACATAACCTAATGGACATAACTTAGAATTTCTCATTTGTCAAGGATTAATTTACTGCAGCCCAGACCCATTCAAGcttgaaaaataaattaatgcaATATTATCTCAAAGCATATCCTCTTTACTTACTTGACAGGCTGAACAACTCCAATTTCATTATTAACCATCATAACAGACACCAGTGCAGTATCAGGTCTGATGGCTGCTTCTAGTTCTTCAAGAGAAATCAGACCTGTTGACTGTACTGGAAGATAGGTTATATCCCAGCCTTCATTTTCAAGAGCACGGCAGGAATCTAGGACGCATTTATGTTCCTGTTGAAATACACCTAATGCTTCACAAGGAGATTGGACAGATTTTGAAATCTTTAACCCATTGATGCAAAGTAATTTCAATgtccactgttttttttttttttttttttttttttgtgctcagTCACTAAACAGTCAAAAAGTAGATATATCCCTAATCCTTgaattttcttatgatttttcaatgctagtattattactataatcactacTGACATTGGGATTATTAAAATCATATTATCAATACCAAgggaaaaagatataaaagaattaattctataaaaaaataaaggaaatgggcAAACAGGTGAGATCAGGTTGGGCTAGGAATTAACTCActgagccatctatgtgtaagaaaattagtaaactaaaatcacagtggacatggcataAATTATTGATATCCCAGCTTCTCTGGGTTAAACAAAGACTTTATCTCAAAATGAAAATCTTAAAATCCAAACAAAACCaatatatgtgtgaatgcagAAAGACACAGATTCACTTGCATgtttgcacacacatgcacatacacaaacatactttTATTAAAAGCTATACACTTTAGATACCAACTTACTGTTTGAGTTGTGATTACGTGGCGTTTCTTGGACCTGTAAAATCTGGCAACGCCTTTGACACTGATGTTATTACTCTCTGTGGCTCCTGATgtaaatataatttcttttttgtctgcCCCAATGAGTTCAGCAACTtgctaatgaaaaagaaaaatataaataagtaaacaaagattTCCATCTGTACAGCAAACATAAATATCAGTTTATAGGGATTTGAACACATTAAAACCTGTTATTTTTGTTCTGAGACAATGTATTAAGAATTCAGGTATATTACAAATACTCTACCTTACCTGTCTAGCTTTTTCCATTGCTTTCTCACTGTCCCAACCATAGGCATGAGTGCGAGAGTGAGGATTTCCATATTGGTGCGTAAGATAAGGTAACATAGCATCTAGTACACGTGGGTCTAATGGAGTGGTGGCCTGGGCATCTAAGTACAAGGGACGCAGTTCAGATTCAACCTCAGCTTGTCCCACTGCTACATTTCGAACATGAGAAGTGCCtgtagtaataaatatatatcataaatctatTATGTGCATAATGATTTAATTACTGAAATTATGGATGACATCTAGAATGAAaatttaaagataaaagaaaacaagtgGGTAACCCTTGACATGCATGCTAAAAGTGGCAAATAAATAACTCCTTATGGGCATTTGAAATCCTAGGCTGATCTTATGA contains the following coding sequences:
- the Nfs1 gene encoding cysteine desulfurase — its product is MLAHSMLASSICSGLRNAFKGRTGGIFARFLGTSHVRNVAVGQAEVESELRPLYLDAQATTPLDPRVLDAMLPYLTHQYGNPHSRTHAYGWDSEKAMEKARQQVAELIGADKKEIIFTSGATESNNISVKGVARFYRSKKRHVITTQTEHKCVLDSCRALENEGWDITYLPVQSTGLISLEELEAAIRPDTALVSVMMVNNEIGVVQPVKEIGALCRSRKIFFHTDAAQAVGKIPISVNEQNIDLMSISGHKIYGPKGIGCLYVRRRPRVRVEALMSGGGQERGMRSGTVPTPLVVGLGEACEIAKKEMEYDSQHIRKLSDILVHSITSRVPNVIRNGDTEHTYPGCVNLSFAFVEGESLLMALKDVALSSGSACTSASLEPSYVLRAIGTEEDLAHSSIRFGIGRFTTEKEVQYTADKCVEHVKRLREMSPLWEMVQEGIDLKSIQWSQH